In Desulfonatronum thioautotrophicum, a genomic segment contains:
- a CDS encoding alpha-amylase/4-alpha-glucanotransferase domain-containing protein, protein MSKPPVYFSLVLHFHQPVGNFDHVFADAYDLAYKPLLDHLWAYPEIRVGLHFSGCLLDWLLEHRPMVHDQVARLVKRGQVEILAGGYYEPVLPMLRPEDAQGQVQMHMQAMQDLWSVTPTGLWLTERVWEPHLPSWLNPLGIRYSLVDDNHLHRAGVRCLAGTWLTEDCGHPLRLLVNLKPLRRLIPWQPLDAVWTMLNDLAELGRDLGVAPLACLGDDAERFGLWPRTHEHCWEQGYMRRFFDGLMERKDWIKTVTPAEYMERHADQGRVYLPTASYLEMMDWAMPSQEAMTLGTYRRACETQEISRFLSGGFWRNFLVKYPEVNWLQKRGQDLSRALDQLQSETGVAEGRKRVWASQCNCAYWHGVFGGVYLTHLRQANAANLLAAQEESGLWPSPTWSVRDLDVDGRMELHARFGPWQLFLSPQDGAAAKELDFLPKRLNLATAFSRHPEPYHQALREAAVKGEVITPDHPQWKEFFHIHSAEVRAKEPGLETFLDYDRFDHMPFADYLLPAHTSLEDLTHGAFQPVASSWGTSMDWTVSEEADGLHLRFQGGMTLSGAIETSVAELVVEKTFHLHADRLELDYRLTLPSTENKAVAGQELIWATELALGLTSQCTGRSSRNGGAPAEQDLERSWSFADLADVAFSCPYSQGRFLVEVHPEATLRHVPLWAVTKSESGFERTPQGSAFYFCRPLRLVPGGEERFRLTLRFGE, encoded by the coding sequence ATGTCCAAACCACCGGTTTATTTTTCCCTGGTGCTGCATTTTCATCAGCCCGTGGGCAACTTTGATCACGTGTTCGCCGATGCTTACGATCTGGCTTACAAGCCGCTCCTGGATCACCTGTGGGCCTATCCGGAGATCCGGGTCGGGCTGCATTTTTCCGGCTGTTTGCTGGACTGGCTCCTGGAGCATCGGCCCATGGTTCATGACCAGGTGGCACGATTGGTCAAACGCGGGCAGGTGGAAATTTTGGCCGGTGGCTACTACGAACCCGTGCTGCCCATGCTCCGTCCCGAGGATGCCCAGGGGCAGGTGCAGATGCACATGCAAGCCATGCAGGATCTCTGGTCCGTCACGCCCACCGGGCTTTGGCTGACCGAGCGGGTCTGGGAGCCGCATCTGCCATCCTGGCTGAATCCTCTGGGTATCCGTTACAGCTTGGTGGACGACAACCATTTACACCGGGCCGGGGTGCGCTGCCTGGCCGGAACATGGTTGACCGAGGATTGTGGCCATCCCCTGCGCTTGCTGGTCAACCTCAAGCCGTTGCGCAGGCTGATTCCCTGGCAGCCGCTGGACGCGGTCTGGACCATGCTGAACGATCTGGCCGAGCTGGGTCGAGATTTGGGAGTCGCCCCTCTGGCCTGTCTGGGCGACGACGCCGAGCGCTTCGGGCTGTGGCCCAGAACCCACGAGCATTGCTGGGAGCAGGGCTATATGCGCCGGTTTTTCGACGGGCTGATGGAGCGGAAAGACTGGATCAAGACCGTCACCCCGGCAGAGTACATGGAACGGCACGCGGACCAGGGCCGGGTCTATCTGCCCACGGCCTCGTACCTGGAGATGATGGACTGGGCCATGCCCTCCCAGGAAGCCATGACCCTGGGAACCTATCGCCGGGCGTGCGAGACCCAGGAGATATCCCGGTTCCTTTCCGGCGGATTCTGGCGCAACTTTCTGGTGAAGTATCCGGAAGTGAACTGGCTGCAGAAGCGGGGCCAGGATTTGTCACGGGCTTTGGATCAGCTGCAAAGCGAGACCGGTGTTGCTGAGGGCCGCAAGCGGGTCTGGGCCAGCCAGTGCAACTGCGCCTACTGGCATGGGGTTTTCGGCGGGGTCTATCTGACCCACCTGCGCCAAGCCAATGCGGCCAATCTGCTGGCCGCCCAGGAAGAATCCGGCCTCTGGCCCTCTCCCACCTGGTCCGTGAGGGACTTGGACGTGGACGGCCGCATGGAGCTGCATGCCCGGTTCGGGCCGTGGCAACTCTTTTTGAGTCCGCAAGACGGGGCCGCGGCCAAGGAGTTGGATTTTCTCCCCAAACGTCTGAACCTGGCCACGGCCTTTTCCCGGCATCCGGAACCCTACCATCAGGCCCTGCGGGAGGCCGCGGTAAAGGGCGAGGTGATCACCCCGGACCACCCCCAGTGGAAGGAGTTCTTCCATATCCATTCCGCGGAGGTTCGGGCCAAGGAACCCGGGCTGGAGACATTTTTGGATTATGATCGTTTCGATCATATGCCCTTTGCCGACTACCTTCTGCCGGCGCATACCAGCCTGGAGGATCTGACCCATGGCGCATTCCAGCCCGTGGCCAGCTCCTGGGGCACCTCCATGGACTGGACGGTGTCCGAAGAGGCCGACGGCTTGCATCTCCGCTTCCAGGGAGGCATGACCCTTTCCGGCGCGATCGAGACATCCGTTGCCGAACTGGTGGTGGAAAAGACATTTCATCTGCATGCCGACCGTCTGGAACTGGACTACCGGCTGACTCTGCCGAGTACGGAGAACAAGGCAGTGGCAGGGCAAGAGCTGATCTGGGCCACGGAGCTGGCTTTGGGGTTGACGTCGCAATGCACCGGTCGATCCTCCCGCAACGGGGGGGCTCCGGCGGAACAGGATCTGGAGCGTTCCTGGAGCTTTGCGGATCTTGCGGATGTTGCGTTTTCCTGTCCCTATTCCCAGGGGCGGTTTCTGGTGGAAGTACATCCGGAGGCTACGTTGCGTCACGTTCCGTTGTGGGCCGTGACCAAGTCCGAGAGTGGATTCGAGCGCACACCCCAGGGCTCGGCGTTCTATTTTTGTCGTCCACTGCGGCTGGTTCCTGGAGGCGAAGAGCGATTTCGCCTGACGCTGCGGTTTGGCGAGTAG
- a CDS encoding phenylacetate--CoA ligase family protein codes for MEHTIWNPQAECMDREALEQVQLERLQMTLNLTARNVDLYARRFREIGLLPEDVRQLQDLAGIPFTTREDLIQAYPYGLFAVPLRSVVQLRLAASSVDPIVVGYTRQDLRMWTELMCRAMAAADVGRTDIIQVAFHYSQFPGAFTFNQGAESLGAVLTPAATVSGALQLKMMRDFRSTVLASTPAFALSLLKTLQEAGDGEADGRDAGGQEGAAGLHLRVGLFGPEALQTQVRALLQRGLGLRAYSVYGVAEMIEPALAAECSQQSGMHLAEDHFYVEIIDPRTGSPLPPGEEGEVVVTSLTTQGYPLIRFRTGDISRLHLAACPCGRRSARLSPVFRRSDAAVSIRGIRLHPGLVEQVVREIAPESPDFRLVIHTVHGLGDQVELILAHSKAGPLSGTTLETLRGQLRRVLGLGLRLRQAPENRLPLAGLTYKTTFQEREAPASELPF; via the coding sequence ATGGAGCATACCATTTGGAATCCGCAGGCGGAATGCATGGATCGGGAGGCTCTGGAGCAGGTTCAGCTGGAGCGGCTGCAAATGACGCTCAATCTGACTGCGCGCAATGTGGATCTGTATGCCAGGCGATTTCGGGAGATCGGATTACTGCCTGAAGATGTGCGGCAGTTGCAGGATTTGGCCGGGATTCCATTTACCACTCGAGAAGATCTGATTCAGGCGTATCCCTACGGTTTGTTTGCCGTGCCACTGCGCAGCGTGGTCCAGCTGCGGTTGGCCGCATCCAGCGTTGATCCCATTGTCGTGGGGTATACTAGGCAGGATTTGCGCATGTGGACCGAACTGATGTGTCGGGCCATGGCCGCTGCCGACGTGGGACGCACGGACATCATCCAGGTGGCTTTCCATTATAGTCAGTTTCCTGGTGCCTTCACCTTCAACCAGGGCGCGGAATCCCTGGGAGCGGTACTGACCCCCGCGGCAACGGTGTCCGGCGCCCTGCAACTGAAGATGATGCGGGATTTCCGCTCTACCGTGCTGGCCAGTACCCCGGCTTTTGCCCTGAGCCTGCTCAAGACGTTGCAGGAGGCTGGGGATGGTGAAGCGGACGGCCGGGACGCAGGAGGGCAGGAAGGGGCGGCCGGACTGCATCTCCGGGTGGGGCTGTTCGGGCCGGAAGCTCTGCAGACCCAGGTGCGTGCTCTGCTGCAGCGGGGTTTGGGCTTACGGGCCTATTCGGTCTATGGCGTGGCCGAAATGATCGAGCCGGCCCTGGCCGCGGAATGCTCCCAGCAAAGCGGCATGCATCTGGCCGAGGATCATTTTTATGTCGAAATCATTGATCCACGGACTGGGAGTCCCCTGCCCCCGGGTGAAGAAGGCGAAGTGGTGGTGACCAGTCTGACGACACAAGGCTACCCGCTGATCCGCTTTCGAACCGGGGACATCAGTCGGCTGCATCTGGCCGCCTGTCCTTGCGGTCGACGCTCTGCCCGGCTGTCGCCGGTTTTTCGGCGCAGCGACGCTGCCGTCTCCATCCGCGGCATCCGGCTTCATCCTGGTCTGGTGGAGCAGGTGGTTCGGGAGATCGCCCCGGAGTCGCCGGACTTTCGGCTGGTTATCCACACTGTGCACGGGTTGGGCGACCAGGTGGAATTAATCCTGGCCCATTCCAAGGCCGGCCCGCTTTCCGGGACAACCCTGGAGACGTTGCGCGGACAACTGCGGCGCGTCCTCGGCCTGGGTCTGCGTCTGCGTCAAGCTCCGGAAAACCGGTTGCCACTGGCCGGATTGACCTACAAAACCACGTTTCAGGAGCGGGAAGCTCCAGCTTCGGAACTGCCCTTTTAG
- a CDS encoding ABC transporter ATP-binding protein, translated as MLRIRNVSAGYAGISVLHGISLHVAQGETVCLVGANGAGKSTLLQVISGLIRPFSGELRFEDLDLKALAPHRIVASGVVQVPEARELFPSMTVRENLDLGAFALRRRLAQADIRANRIRLLELFPVLGQRLDQKAGTLSGGEQQMLAIARALMAKPRLLLLDEPSLGLAPLVIKEIFRTLQELQADGLTILLVEQNALAAMRISDRAYVLQAGRMLLSGTAEELQGNDDFRRAYLGRDYKAKWER; from the coding sequence ATGCTGCGCATTCGTAATGTGAGTGCCGGATATGCCGGAATTTCCGTGTTGCACGGGATCAGTCTGCATGTGGCCCAGGGTGAGACGGTCTGTCTGGTGGGTGCCAATGGAGCGGGTAAAAGCACGCTGTTGCAAGTGATCAGCGGCTTGATTCGTCCATTTTCCGGAGAGTTGCGGTTCGAAGACCTTGACCTGAAGGCGTTGGCACCCCATCGGATCGTGGCCTCGGGGGTGGTCCAGGTTCCAGAAGCTCGGGAACTCTTTCCTTCCATGACCGTGCGGGAAAATCTGGACCTGGGGGCATTTGCCCTGCGTCGGCGACTGGCCCAGGCGGATATTCGGGCCAATCGCATCCGTTTGCTGGAACTGTTTCCGGTTTTGGGGCAACGACTGGACCAGAAGGCCGGCACGCTGAGCGGTGGAGAGCAGCAGATGCTGGCCATTGCCCGGGCCCTGATGGCCAAGCCCCGGCTGTTGCTCCTGGACGAACCCTCCCTGGGGTTGGCTCCTCTGGTGATCAAGGAAATTTTTCGGACATTGCAGGAACTCCAGGCCGATGGCCTGACCATCCTGCTGGTGGAGCAGAATGCCCTTGCGGCCATGCGCATCAGCGACCGAGCCTATGTTCTGCAGGCCGGCAGGATGTTGCTCAGCGGCACGGCCGAGGAACTGCAAGGCAACGACGATTTCCGCCGAGCGTACCTGGGTCGGGACTATAAGGCGAAATGGGAGCGGTGA
- a CDS encoding type II toxin-antitoxin system VapC family toxin, producing MAWVVDTCVLIDVLDEDPRYGRASALMLQELLPQGLVVSPISFIELSPAFMGDQHTQQLFFDELSAEYHCPWIWEDSMVAHAAWARYVHLKKLKAVPKRPIADILIGAFASRFDGLVTRNVADFRTVFPSLIIVDPGKKIETDY from the coding sequence ATGGCGTGGGTCGTGGATACGTGTGTTTTGATCGATGTTCTTGATGAGGACCCGCGCTATGGGAGGGCTTCCGCTCTCATGCTGCAAGAGTTGTTGCCGCAAGGACTTGTGGTTTCACCAATCTCTTTTATCGAATTGTCTCCTGCTTTTATGGGTGACCAACACACACAACAGCTTTTTTTTGACGAGTTGTCCGCGGAGTACCATTGCCCATGGATCTGGGAAGACTCCATGGTCGCACATGCTGCCTGGGCGAGATACGTTCATCTTAAGAAATTGAAAGCTGTTCCTAAAAGGCCCATCGCGGATATACTCATTGGAGCTTTTGCTTCAAGGTTTGATGGTTTGGTAACACGCAATGTCGCAGACTTCAGGACGGTCTTTCCAAGCTTGATCATTGTTGATCCAGGAAAAAAGATCGAGACGGATTATTGA
- a CDS encoding ABC transporter ATP-binding protein — protein sequence MSDNASPLLSLRDVSLRFGGLQALSDISVGVSSGLWTALIGPNGAGKTSLLNVICGLYAPQRGEVVLDGRRLDGLGVHQRAALGLARTFQAVQLVLEMHVLDNLLLGLHCRGRVGLWAHLLGSPGSRREERALRETGLVVLERYGLADVQDRPVSELSLWQRKLLELARAVVSEPQLLLLDEPMGGLTMAEREAMAELLHGLRGRGLSMVMVEHDMDMVMTHTDHVLVLHHGRLLAQGTPREMQSNPDVIAAYLGE from the coding sequence ATGAGCGATAACGCATCACCTCTCCTCTCCCTGCGCGACGTTTCCCTGCGTTTCGGCGGATTGCAGGCGCTTTCGGACATTTCCGTGGGCGTGTCATCGGGGTTGTGGACGGCGCTGATCGGGCCCAATGGGGCTGGGAAGACGTCGCTTTTGAACGTGATTTGCGGTTTGTACGCGCCCCAGCGTGGGGAGGTGGTTTTGGACGGGCGACGGTTGGACGGGCTGGGGGTGCATCAGCGGGCAGCGCTGGGGTTGGCCCGAACGTTTCAAGCCGTGCAGCTCGTGCTGGAGATGCATGTTCTGGACAACCTGCTTTTGGGGCTGCACTGTCGCGGCCGGGTCGGGCTCTGGGCGCATCTGCTGGGCAGTCCGGGCAGTCGGCGGGAGGAACGGGCCTTGCGGGAAACGGGGCTGGTCGTGCTGGAGCGCTACGGTTTGGCCGACGTCCAGGACCGGCCGGTGAGCGAATTGTCCTTGTGGCAGCGCAAGCTTCTGGAGCTGGCCCGGGCTGTGGTGAGCGAGCCCCAATTGCTGCTCCTGGACGAGCCCATGGGCGGGTTGACCATGGCCGAGCGGGAGGCCATGGCCGAACTGCTGCACGGTCTGCGCGGTCGAGGGCTGAGCATGGTCATGGTGGAGCACGACATGGACATGGTCATGACCCACACGGATCACGTCCTCGTCCTGCATCATGGCCGGTTGCTGGCCCAGGGGACGCCTCGGGAGATGCAATCCAACCCGGACGTGATCGCGGCCTATCTTGGCGAGTAG
- a CDS encoding type II toxin-antitoxin system MqsA family antitoxin, giving the protein MKNNKCHFCSCLEYDQRKVDYLYSYKGNYLLVPNTPVEVCVNCGMLYYDAKILKAIEKQFFAVQNKTKNPDCYFEIPRMAYRDDFLAETV; this is encoded by the coding sequence ATGAAAAACAATAAATGTCATTTTTGCAGTTGCTTGGAATATGATCAAAGAAAGGTTGATTATTTGTATTCGTATAAAGGAAATTATCTCCTCGTTCCGAACACTCCAGTTGAAGTATGTGTAAATTGCGGCATGCTTTATTACGATGCAAAAATTTTGAAAGCCATTGAAAAGCAGTTTTTTGCAGTACAAAATAAAACCAAAAATCCAGATTGTTATTTTGAAATTCCACGAATGGCTTATCGTGATGATTTTCTGGCTGAAACAGTATGA
- a CDS encoding DUF4258 domain-containing protein gives MEKKRIMDILGIQRLVRADQYEYTVHADVERKADDLTFEEVENAILSREILEQYPDTGRGESCLILGFAHNIPIHVVCGWRNQKVSIITVYVPKPPKFVTPWKRRPKNEKQ, from the coding sequence ATGGAAAAGAAAAGGATAATGGACATTTTAGGGATACAGCGTCTTGTCCGTGCTGATCAGTATGAATACACCGTACATGCTGATGTTGAACGAAAAGCCGACGACTTGACATTTGAAGAGGTAGAAAATGCTATTCTCTCAAGAGAAATACTGGAACAATATCCCGATACGGGGCGGGGAGAAAGTTGCTTGATACTCGGTTTTGCGCACAACATCCCCATTCATGTTGTTTGTGGATGGAGAAATCAGAAGGTGAGTATCATAACTGTGTATGTTCCAAAGCCGCCGAAATTTGTCACGCCTTGGAAGAGGAGGCCTAAGAATGAAAAACAATAA